A region of the Echeneis naucrates chromosome 15, fEcheNa1.1, whole genome shotgun sequence genome:
AGATCATTGCTTaacgtaaaaaaaaactaaaaggtGATCTGTTACCTGAAAGTTaggctgaggaaaaaaaattaattgaacTACTGCGACAAATAATGAGCAGCTTATTATCTAAATTAATTAGTCCAATTACAATTTAGAGCTGTGAATATTACTCAGGTCCTCCAAGAATGTTGTGGTTTATCTGTATGCTCTTGCATAAACGTTGATAAATGTATCTGAGATTATGATATTCAGGATGTGGTTGGTGAAGTTCCTTCTTCAGTGAAAATACTTGTAGAAGGCAAGACTCATGTAAAATCTGAGGAGCATCATCTGAAAatccaggtttttattttcatcgCTGTGCACCTCTTTGTGATTCCGAATCAAAACTCCAGAAAGAACGCATCAAAGATAGTTTTGACTTTTTGACAGCCAAATGACCAGATTTCaaattttttgtgttgtctcaTGGAGGCCGCAAATGTTACATGgcacataaataaatgcacacagtTAACTcgttcattcatgtttttggacAACCATGGTGGTTTACTCATGTATTAAATCTGTCTGGAAGAGAAGAGCCCTGTACAATTATCAGACATTATCAGTCGTCCCAATATCGTCACATTTCTATCAAGCAGGAGAAAATCTGTATCGATAACTGCATCATATCTACATCAGCTTCAAAGGTTTATGCAAAgtaagtaaaatatttaaaatgtgacttCCTACTGCAGTCAGTTTTCTAGAACAAGTCCGATGTTTTCGGGTTACCCAACAACAACACGGAGATGGTCTTCGGCATGTGCGAGCTTTTCATTTCCGTCGGGCTTTTTGTGTCGTGTCGCTTCCTGGTCACGTGGCGTCGCTGTTTCCCGTCGCTCACTGTGACGTCAGACGTTaacggcggcggcggcggccaTGATCGGCAGCAGCGATGAAGCAGGTGAAGAGCCGGCTGAGGTTCAGCGGGCCGGGCGTCGCCGCCGCCCGGCTCCTCTCCTCCGGGCCGGCCGAAAACCCGGTGGTGTTCCTGGACGTCGAGGCCGACAGCGAGTCCCTGGGAAGAATAATCATCCAGGTAGACAAATCCGTAAAGCTGCAGCGCCTTCATGGCCACATCCATCATCAGTctgagtgtttttctgttgtcttaCAGTTAAATGCTGATGTCGTCCCAAAGACTGCAGGTATGTTACCACCTTTACAACCGTCAGCCAATCAGTGCAGACCCTGATCTAACAcattctggttttgttttttaacagaaaaCTTCCGAGCTCTGTGCACAGGGGAGCATGGCTTTGGATATAAGGGAAGTGTTTTCCACAGGATCATACCAGAGTTTATGTGTCAGGTAAGAGTTACTGATTGACTGTGCAGATGagaggaggatttttttttaattcatgctcATGCTCATGTTTTCTGTCGCAGGGAGGAGATTTCACTAAAAACAACGGCACAGGAGGGAAATCTATCTATGGGAAAACCTTTAAAGATGAGAActtcaaactaaaacacaacGGTCCAGGTACATCTGCCACACTTACTGGTTGGCCCATCGGGTTTTTGTCCATCGCTCACATAATCCACTGCGGCCTGCTTCCTAATAATATGTTAACATCACTCCAGGCTTAGCAGCTCAACTCTGGCTTCCCCTTTATTTTAGTcttgattttaaaattgtattaaatTGATAagttgtattgtattgtaaaaatgtattataatttttttctaacttctaatcttttaaaaatgcaatttttttttaagtcaaaaatctctttttctccaGATCCAGTATATTCACTGTAgggatttaaattttttacagaggacacaaatcaaaatcaacaacccacatattaaatgatattgaaaatgtgaaatagcagtttattattatgaaatgaaatctaTGCCACTTTTCCAACTTTTCATGTGTAATTCGGCTGCTTTTAAAACCATCTG
Encoded here:
- the ppifa gene encoding peptidylprolyl isomerase Fa, whose product is MKQVKSRLRFSGPGVAAARLLSSGPAENPVVFLDVEADSESLGRIIIQLNADVVPKTAENFRALCTGEHGFGYKGSVFHRIIPEFMCQGGDFTKNNGTGGKSIYGKTFKDENFKLKHNGPGTLSMANSGPNTNGSQFFICTAKTEWLNGKHVVFGQVKEGMDVVTKMESFGLHDGGVIKKIVITDCGQIK